GGCAACTCGCCCTCGCTCTTGCTGATGCCGCTGGCCTTTGGCTCCCTTTTGGGCGGGCTGATCACCCTCATCGGCACGCCGCCCAACATCATCATCGCGACCCTGCGGACGCAGGCGGGCGGCGAGCGCTTCGGCATGTTCGATTTCGCGCCCGTGGGCCTGGCGGTCACCGCCGCCGGCATCCTCTTCATCATGCTGGTCGGCTGGCGTCTCCTGCCCCAGCGCCAGGGTCAGGCCTCGCAGGGGGCGATGTTTCGCATCGAGGACTACATCACCGAGGTGCGCGTGCCCGCCGAGTCGGAGCTGGCGGGGCGGGCGCTCTACGACATCAAAGCCTTTGGCGAGGCCAACGTGGTGGTGGTCGGCCTGGTGCGCGGCGAGCAGCGCTACGCCGCGCCGTCGCGCTTCGAGGTCTTGCGGCCCCGCGACGTGCTCATCTTAGAGGCCGACCCCGACGGCTTGGAGGCCATAGTGGCGGCGACCGGGCTCGAGCTCGTCGGCAGCAAGAACGTGAGGCCGAGCGACCTGTCTTCCGAGCGCATCAGCCTGATCGAGGCGGTGGTTTCGCCCGGCGCCATCATGGAAAACCGCACCGTGCGCAGCCTCAACCTGCGCTGGCGCTACGGCATCAACCTGCTGGCGGTGGCGCGCCGCGGCGAGCGTCTCAAACAGCGGCTCGACAAGGTGCGCTTTCGCGCCGGCGACGTGCTGCTCCTGCAGGCCGGCAGCGAAACCGTGGGGGAGTCTTTGGCAAACCTCGGCTGCCTGCCGCTGGCCGAGCGCGGCCTGCGGCTCGGCCAGAAGCGGCGCCTCATCCCGGCCGCGCTCATCTTCGGCGGCGCTATCACCGCGGCGATGACGGGCGTCATGGCTATCCAGGTGTCGTTCGTCCTGGGCGCGCTCCTCATGGTGCTTGTCGGCTTGCTCACCCTGCGCGAGGCCTACGGCGCCCTCGACCTGCCCATCCTGGTGCTGTTGGGAGCTATGATCCCCGTCGGCGAGGCGCTCGAGACGAGCGGCGGCGCCGAGCTCATCGCCTCGAGCTTTTTGAGCCTGGCGGGACAGATGTCGCCCGTCCTCACCCTGACCGCCCTCTTGGTCTTCACCATGCTGCTCTCGAACATCATCAACAACGCGGCGGCGGCGGTCTTGATGGCGCCGATCGCCATCAGCCTGGCCCGCAGTCTGGGGGTGTCGGTGGACCCGCTGTTGATGGGCGTCGCCATCGGCGCCTCGGCGGCCTTTATGACGCCCATCGGCCACCAGTCGAACACCCTGGTGATGGGACCGGGCGGCTACCGCTTCGGTGACTACTGGCGCATGGGCCTGCCGGTCTCGCTGCTCGTCACGGCGGTGGCGGTGCCGGTCATCCTGATGGTCTGGCCGCTCTAGGGCGGGTCTGGCTATCCCAGCGCGCGCCACAAGACGTCGTAGAGGAGCGTCTTGAGCGCCAGCAGGATGACGATGGCGAGGAAGAGGCGCCGCAGCCAGGGACCCTCCAGCCTCATGGCGAGGCGCGCGCCGCTGAGCCCGCCGACGAACATGGTGAGGCTGAGGACGAGTCCCAGCCGGTAGTCGATCAGCCCCTGGAACGCGAAGACGAGCGTCGCCACCAGCGAGGAGAAGACGTTGACGAGCTTGGTGACGGCGACCGCCTGGAGAAAGCTCATGCCGAAGAAGGCGACATAGGCGGCCGTCAGCAGGGTGACGTAGCCGCCGCTGAAAAAGCCGCCGTAGACGCCGAGCGCCAAGGTGGCGGCGTAGCCGGCGACTTCGCCCGCGCGCGTGGGCGCCGCCGCGGGCGCCACCCCGGCGCCCCTGTTGAAGAGCATGAAGAGGACGATGACGAGCATGAAGAGGGCGATGAGCAGCGGCAAGGCCTCCACTGCCACCACGAGGACGAGCAGGGCGCCCAGGACGGACCCCACCAGGGTGAGGATGACCAAGAGCGGCAGCCGCCGCCGGTCGAGGACGCCCCTGCCGAGAAAGGGCAAGGTGCCGCCTATGCTCAAGAAGGTGAGCGCCAGCATGTTGGTGGCGATGGCGACGCGCGGGTCGATGCCGACCTGGAGCATGGCGGGCACGGTGATGAGCGAGTTGGCGCCGGTCACCACGCCGATGACGCTGGTGAAGAAGAAGACCGCGACGAGCGCCATTAGACCGAGCGCGGTCACACGAGTTCGTCTCCGGACGCCGTCACGTCGCAGTCTATCCTGCGCTCGTCTTGCGTCCAATTCAAAAGAACAGACCCCGCGGCAAGGGGACGTGGAGAAGACGGGTAAAGACGAGGTAAAAAAACCCCACCTCAGCGGCAACGATGACGACCCAGAGGGCGAGTCGTGACGGCCCGACGCGGTGGTTAGCCGATGCCAAGTACCAGACCAAAAAGGAAAACGCGACGACGCTGGCCGTGAAAAAGCCCACCAGGCCGATCGCGAAAAACCAAAAGAGGAGCGTGAGCGCGGTGACGATGAGTCGGCGGCGGCTGCCCTCGGCAAAGAGCGGCTGCATCTCGGGACGGCGCAAGCCCACGACCACGAGCGCCGCGGAAACTGTGGCGATAATGAGTAGCACGGCGTTGGGAAACATGAGGCTGAAGGGGGAGAGGTTGCCTCGAGCGAACCAGAAAATGAGACAAACCGCTAAGCCGATAGAGCCGCTGATGAGATGGGTGTTGACGCCCTTAGTCACCTGATCACTCCCGCTCACGTTTGCGCCTCAGCCACCCTGAAAGGTAGGGCGAGATGAGCGACAGCAGCGTCAGGGCGATGAGCACTCTGGCGAGAGGATTTTCGAAAAGTTTGAGAATCGGATAAGGATAAGCCGCGCCGAGAAGAAGCGACTGAACAAAGCCCGTTTCGGCGATGACGCCTAAAATGATGCCGAGTACGATTGGCGCGGAGCCGACACCCAATGCCTTCAGGAAGTAGCCCGCGAGCCCCAGGGCCAACATGATGAAAACGTCGGTCATGCTGTTTCTGAGCGAAAAGGTACCCAATATGGTAACCAGCGCGATGCTCGGCACGAGAAAGTAGTAGGGCGTCTTTAGAATCATCTGGTAAAGAACACGTCCGCCTAAAAAGCCGATGGGCAACATGGCGAGAGCCGCCAGGCCCATGGACAGAATAAAGCCATAGGTGAGCATGCCGCTCG
The Deinococcota bacterium genome window above contains:
- a CDS encoding SLC13 family permease; the protein is MTVEQIIVFATLLGALLLFIWGRWRYDVVALAALLVVTTTGIVDGERAFMGFSHPAVITVAAVLVLSRGLMNAGLVDVIAKQMARVGDRPSLQIGALTGFVAACSSIMNNVGALAIMMPVAIKVARTSGNSPSLLLMPLAFGSLLGGLITLIGTPPNIIIATLRTQAGGERFGMFDFAPVGLAVTAAGILFIMLVGWRLLPQRQGQASQGAMFRIEDYITEVRVPAESELAGRALYDIKAFGEANVVVVGLVRGEQRYAAPSRFEVLRPRDVLILEADPDGLEAIVAATGLELVGSKNVRPSDLSSERISLIEAVVSPGAIMENRTVRSLNLRWRYGINLLAVARRGERLKQRLDKVRFRAGDVLLLQAGSETVGESLANLGCLPLAERGLRLGQKRRLIPAALIFGGAITAAMTGVMAIQVSFVLGALLMVLVGLLTLREAYGALDLPILVLLGAMIPVGEALETSGGAELIASSFLSLAGQMSPVLTLTALLVFTMLLSNIINNAAAAVLMAPIAISLARSLGVSVDPLLMGVAIGASAAFMTPIGHQSNTLVMGPGGYRFGDYWRMGLPVSLLVTAVAVPVILMVWPL
- a CDS encoding sulfite exporter TauE/SafE family protein translates to MTALGLMALVAVFFFTSVIGVVTGANSLITVPAMLQVGIDPRVAIATNMLALTFLSIGGTLPFLGRGVLDRRRLPLLVILTLVGSVLGALLVLVVAVEALPLLIALFMLVIVLFMLFNRGAGVAPAAAPTRAGEVAGYAATLALGVYGGFFSGGYVTLLTAAYVAFFGMSFLQAVAVTKLVNVFSSLVATLVFAFQGLIDYRLGLVLSLTMFVGGLSGARLAMRLEGPWLRRLFLAIVILLALKTLLYDVLWRALG
- a CDS encoding tripartite tricarboxylate transporter TctB family protein — protein: MTKGVNTHLISGSIGLAVCLIFWFARGNLSPFSLMFPNAVLLIIATVSAALVVVGLRRPEMQPLFAEGSRRRLIVTALTLLFWFFAIGLVGFFTASVVAFSFLVWYLASANHRVGPSRLALWVVIVAAEVGFFYLVFTRLLHVPLPRGLFF